One Gigantopelta aegis isolate Gae_Host chromosome 1, Gae_host_genome, whole genome shotgun sequence genomic region harbors:
- the LOC121374212 gene encoding uncharacterized protein LOC121374212 → MMKSRSTVPSDFYDVDRIHVSNVLPPRIGRVMTPCVGDVADVTPKSLEYVNDRIDPRAEDDDDSPSSTTTADERRTGVSTAQQKIYLKRETALQSNCHPESLSISQRKLATKESPSTSKYKLAPKESLSTSQCKLALKESLSTSQCKLALKESLSISQCKLALKESPNTSKYKLAPKESPSTSQCKLALKKALRISKYKLAPKESLSTSQCKLAPKESLSTSQCKLAPKESLSTSQCKLAPNESLRISQCKLALKESLSISQCKLAPKESLRISQCKLALKESLSTSQCKLALKESLSTSQCKLALKESLSTSQCKLAPKESLSTSQCKLAPNESLRISQCKLAPKESLSTSKYKLALKESLSTSMYKVVPKESLSTSQCKLALKESLSISQCELVLLESSSTSQYKLVLKESPSISQCKLAPKESLSTSQCKLALKESLGISQCELVLEESISTSQCKLALKESPCTSQYKLAPNQSVSISPCKLATKESLSTSQCKLALEESLSISQCKLALKESPRVSQFKLSPKESIVTSQCKVAPKDSPSTPYKLAPKKSLCSSQYKLTPKESLSTSQCKLPLKKSLNTSKYKLTPKESLGTSKYKLAPKESCSTSQYKLAPKESVRISQCKLALEESLSISQCKLALKESPRTSHFKLSPKESIVTSQCKVAPKESHSTPYKLTPKESFGTSQYKLAPKESLGSSQYKLTPKESLSTSQCKLPLKKSLSTSKYKLALKESLGTSQCKLALKESLTTSQCKLALKESPSTSQCKLALKESHGTPQYKVALKQSLSISQCELALKESHSTSQCEITLKELLGTSQYKLVPKESLSISQCKLALKESFSTLQCELALKESLGTPQYKLELKASPSVSQYKLALKESPSTSQCELPLKESLSTSQYKIAPKESLSTSQYKIAPKESLGTSQYRIAPKESLGISQCKLDEGSCSFQS, encoded by the coding sequence ATGATGAAATCGCGTAGCACTGTGCCCAGCGACTTTTATGACGTAGACCGCATCCACGTCAGCAACGTCCTTCCGCCTCGGATCGGGAGAGTAATGACGCCGTGTGTTGGCGACGTGGCTGACGTCACGCCAAAGAGTCTGGAGTACGTGAATGACAGAATTGACCCGAGAGCCGAAGATGACGACGACTCTCCCAGCTCGACGACAACAGCAGACGAGCGTCGGACTGGGGTGTCTACCGCTCAGCAGAAGATATATTTGAAAAGAGAAACCGCCTTGCAGTCGAACTGTCATCCAGAGTCACTCAGTATCTCGCAGCGCAAACTAGCAACCAAAGAGTCACCCAGTACCTCGAAGTACAAACTAGCGCCGAAAGAGTCACTCAGTACCTCGCAGTGCAAACTAGCGCTGAAAGAGTCACTCAGTACCTCGCAGTGTAAACTAGCGCTGAAAGAGTCACTAAGTATCTCACAGTGCAAACTAGCGCTGAAAGAGTCACCCAATACCTCAAAGTACAAACTAGCGCCGAAAGAGTCACCCAGTACTTCACAGTGCAAACTAGCGCTGAAAAAGGCACTCAGAATCTCGAAGTACAAACTAGCGCCGAAAGAGTCACTCAGTACCTCGCAGTGCAAACTAGCACCGAAAGAGTCACTCAGTACCTCGCAGTGCAAACTAGCACCGAAAGAGTCACTCAGTACCTCGCAGTGCAAACTAGCGCCGAATGAGTCACTCCGTATCTCGCAGTGCAAACTAGCGCTGAAAGAGTCACTCAGTATCTCGCAGTGCAAACTAGCACCGAAAGAGTCACTCCGTATCTCGCAGTGCAAACTAGCGCTGAAAGAGTCACTCAGTACCTCGCAGTGCAAACTAGCGCTGAAAGAGTCACTCAGTACCTCGCAGTGCAAACTAGCGCTGAAAGAGTCACTCAGTACCTCGCAGTGCAAACTAGCACCGAAAGAGTCACTCAGTACCTCGCAGTGCAAACTAGCGCCGAATGAGTCACTCCGTATCTCGCAGTGCAAACTAGCGCCGAAAGAGTCACTCAGTACCTCGAAGTACAAACTAGCGCTGAAAGAGTCGCTCAGTACCTCGATGTACAAAGTAGTGCCAAAAGAGTCGCTCAGTACCTCGCAGTGCAAACTAGCGCTGAAAGAGTCACTCAGTATCTCACAGTGCGAACTAGTGCTGTTAGAGTCATCCAGTACCTCACAGTACAAACTAGTGCTGAAAGAATCACCCAGTATCTCACAGTGCAAACTAGCGCCGAAAGAGTCACTCAGTACCTCGCAGTGCAAACTAGCGTTGAAAGAGTCACTCGGTATCTCACAGTGTGAACTAGTGCTGGAAGAGTCAATCAGTACCTCACAGTGCAAACTAGCGCTGAAAGAGTCACCCTGTACCTCACAGTACAAACTCGCACcgaatcagtcagtcagtatcTCACCGTGCAAACTAGCGACGAAAGAGTCACTCAGTACCTCGCAGTGCAAACTAGCGCTAGAAGAATCACTCAGTATCTCACAATGCAAACTAGCACTGAAAGAGTCACCCAGAGTCTCACAGTTCAAACTATCGCCGAAAGAGTCAATCGTTACATCACAGTGCAAAGTAGCGCCGAAAGATTCACCCAGTACCCCGTACAAACTAGCGCCGAAAAAGTCACTCTGTAGCTCACAGTACAAACTAACGCCCAAAGAGTCACTCAGTACCTCGCAGTGTAAACTACCCCTGAAAAAGTCACTCAATACCTCGAAGTACAAACTAACGCCGAAAGAGTCACTCGGTACCTCGAAGTACAAACTAGCGCCGAAAGAGTCATGCAGTACCTCACAGTACAAACTAGCGCCGAAAGAGTCAGTCAGGATCTCACAGTGCAAACTAGCGCTAGAAGAGTCACTCAGTATCTCACAATGCAAACTAGCACTGAAAGAGTCACCCAGAACTTCACACTTCAAACTATCGCCGAAAGAGTCAATCGTTACATCACAGTGCAAAGTAGCGCCGAAAGAGTCACACAGTACCCCATACAAACTAACGCCGAAAGAGTCATTCGGTACTTCACAGTACAAACTAGCGCCGAAAGAGTCACTCGGTAGCTCACAGTACAAATTAACGCCGAAAGAGTCACTCAGTACCTCGCAGTGCAAACTACCCCTGAAAAAGTCACTCAGTACCTCGAAGTACAAACTAGCGCTGAAAGAGTCACTCGGTACCTCGCAGTGCAAACTAGCGCTGAAAGAGTCACTCACTACCTCGCAGTGCAAACTAGCGCTAAAAGAATCACCCAGTACTTCACAGTGCAAACTAGCGCTGAAAGAGTCACACGGTACCCCACAGTACAAAGTAGCGCTAAAACAGTCGCTTAGTATCTCACAGTGCGAACTAGCGCTGAAAGAGTCCCACAGTACCTCGCAGTGCGAAATAACGCTGAAAGAGTTACTCGGTACTTCACAGTACAAACTAGTGCCGAAAGAGTCACTCAGTATCTCACAGTGCAAACTAGCGCTGAAAGAGTCATTCAGTACGCTGCAGTGCGAACTAGCGCTGAAAGAGTCACTGGGTACCCCACAGTACAAACTAGAGCTGAAAGCGTCACCCAGTGTCTCACAGTACAAACTAGCGCTGAAAGAGTCACCCAGTACCTCGCAGTGCGAACTACCGCTAAAAGAGTCACTCAGTACATCGCAGTACAAAATAGCGCCGAAAGAGTCACTCAGTACCTCACAGTACAAAATAGCGCCGAAAGAGTCACTCGGTACATCGCAGTACAGAATAGCGCCGAAAGAGTCACTCGGTATCTCACAATGCAAACTAGACGAGGGCAGTTGCAGTTTTCAAAGTTAA